In Candidatus Epulonipiscium viviparus, one DNA window encodes the following:
- a CDS encoding translation factor GTPase family protein, protein MKKITIGLVAHVDSGKTTLAEGLLFESGKIKTAGRVDKKDAFFDSHDLEKSRGITIFSKQAQFEYQNLSFILLDTPGHVDFASEMERTLFVLDYAILIISATDGIKGHTRTLAKLLSKYNVPTFIFINKMDQADTDKAAILELLHNDISDNCVSFDETATDFLENVAVCDDLTLEKYLETTKLTTAQIINLIATRKVFPVCFGSALKLSGIREFLDLMVKYMITPTYAECFAAKVFKITFDPQGNRLTHLKVIGGHLKVREIISYRDLVEKITEIRIYESGGYKTATEVAAGDVCSVLGLSKTKAGDTFGESLEYSTKIEPVLNYKIVATDETNIKVLYEYLQQLNQEEPMLNIIWREDIKEIEAKIMGEVQIEVLTSIIKERFNVSVTFLEGTVLYKETIQNEAVGVGHYEPLRHYAEVMLKLEPQPTGTGIVIHNACASENLEKNYQQQIISYLKNNEHRGMLAGYSLTDIKITLLAGISHKKHTSPNDFKEATRRALRQALKQVDSLILEPYYNFVIHLPEANLGRALNDIERFYGVGSVSNIENQTAIITGQAPISTIAGYQKELIAYTRGLGSISFEIGTFNKAHNSAEIIANAAYNADADLANPAYSVFCSHGAGFMVPWDQVFDYMHLEQTAEKKSSSYEQYSISAEEIDQIINRATANTEKKRSWKKVIEPKEKKEIKAVEYKFAKKKEYILVDAYNVIFAHTDFRELMNKNLDSARIALLDELTNYQALKRCEIIAVFDAYKVKGGVETMEKYHNIYVVFTKEAQTADHYIERFVHQNVKEARITVVTSDHLEQLIIIGKGANVMSAKIFRACMQLESNELLDEYLTTNRMEKNFGFGDLLL, encoded by the coding sequence ATGAAAAAAATAACTATAGGCTTAGTAGCACACGTAGACTCTGGCAAAACCACTTTAGCCGAAGGGTTGTTATTTGAAAGCGGTAAAATTAAAACTGCTGGTAGAGTGGATAAAAAAGATGCCTTTTTTGATTCGCATGACTTGGAAAAAAGTCGTGGAATAACTATTTTTTCTAAGCAAGCTCAATTTGAGTACCAAAATTTATCCTTTATATTATTAGATACTCCAGGCCATGTGGACTTTGCATCGGAGATGGAGCGAACACTGTTTGTACTCGATTATGCTATCTTAATAATTAGTGCTACCGACGGGATAAAGGGACATACGCGAACTTTAGCCAAGTTGCTATCTAAATATAACGTACCGACCTTTATTTTTATTAACAAAATGGATCAGGCGGATACTGACAAGGCCGCTATCCTAGAATTACTTCACAATGATATAAGTGACAATTGCGTATCATTTGACGAGACTGCTACAGATTTTTTAGAAAATGTAGCAGTTTGCGATGATCTCACGCTCGAAAAATATCTCGAAACTACAAAATTAACTACGGCACAGATAATAAATTTAATTGCCACTCGCAAAGTGTTTCCCGTATGTTTTGGCTCTGCGTTAAAGCTGTCTGGCATTCGAGAGTTTTTGGATTTAATGGTAAAATATATGATTACACCGACATATGCAGAGTGTTTTGCTGCCAAAGTATTTAAAATTACATTTGATCCACAAGGAAATCGACTTACACATCTTAAGGTTATTGGCGGACATTTAAAAGTTCGTGAAATTATATCGTATCGAGATTTAGTGGAAAAAATTACCGAAATTCGAATATATGAATCTGGTGGATATAAAACTGCAACCGAAGTAGCTGCGGGCGACGTTTGCTCTGTATTAGGCCTAAGCAAAACCAAAGCCGGAGATACATTCGGCGAAAGCTTAGAATACAGCACCAAAATTGAACCCGTACTAAATTATAAAATTGTTGCAACAGACGAAACAAATATTAAAGTTTTATACGAATATCTACAGCAATTAAACCAAGAAGAACCCATGCTTAACATAATTTGGCGTGAAGATATTAAGGAGATAGAAGCCAAAATTATGGGCGAGGTGCAAATTGAAGTTTTAACAAGCATCATTAAGGAACGATTTAATGTATCCGTTACATTTTTAGAAGGAACAGTTCTATACAAAGAAACTATTCAAAACGAGGCAGTTGGGGTCGGTCATTACGAACCACTACGCCATTATGCAGAAGTGATGCTTAAGCTCGAACCTCAACCAACTGGTACCGGAATTGTAATTCATAATGCATGTGCATCCGAAAATTTAGAAAAAAATTATCAGCAACAAATTATTTCTTATCTCAAAAATAATGAACATAGAGGAATGTTGGCTGGATACTCTTTAACAGATATTAAAATTACTCTTTTAGCAGGAATTTCACACAAAAAACACACCTCTCCCAATGACTTTAAAGAAGCTACCCGACGAGCTCTCCGACAAGCCCTAAAACAAGTAGATTCCCTTATATTAGAACCCTATTATAATTTTGTAATTCATCTACCCGAAGCAAATCTTGGTCGTGCGTTAAACGATATCGAAAGATTTTATGGTGTAGGCTCTGTTTCCAATATAGAAAATCAAACTGCAATAATCACAGGACAAGCACCTATTAGTACTATTGCAGGGTATCAAAAAGAGCTTATAGCATATACTCGAGGATTAGGGTCCATTTCGTTTGAAATTGGTACTTTCAATAAGGCACATAACTCAGCTGAAATCATTGCTAATGCCGCATACAATGCAGATGCAGATCTAGCCAACCCTGCATATTCCGTATTTTGCTCACACGGAGCTGGATTTATGGTACCTTGGGATCAAGTATTTGACTATATGCATTTAGAACAAACAGCGGAGAAAAAATCTTCTTCGTATGAACAATATAGTATTTCTGCAGAGGAAATAGATCAAATAATAAATAGGGCTACCGCAAATACAGAAAAAAAGCGTAGCTGGAAAAAAGTTATTGAACCAAAAGAGAAAAAAGAAATCAAAGCGGTAGAATATAAATTTGCTAAGAAGAAAGAGTATATACTTGTCGATGCATATAACGTCATTTTTGCTCACACCGATTTTCGAGAATTAATGAATAAAAATCTTGACAGTGCCAGAATAGCGTTACTCGACGAACTTACCAACTACCAAGCCCTAAAAAGATGCGAGATAATTGCTGTCTTTGATGCATACAAGGTTAAGGGCGGCGTTGAGACCATGGAAAAATATCACAATATCTATGTAGTATTTACTAAAGAAGCGCAAACCGCCGACCATTATATCGAAAGATTTGTTCATCAAAATGTAAAAGAGGCCAGAATTACCGTTGTAACTTCCGACCACTTAGAGCAATTGATTATCATTGGCAAAGGCGCCAATGTAATGTCTGCTAAAATTTTTAGAGCATGTATGCAATTGGAAAGCAATGAGCTGTTAGATGAATATCTAACCACAAATCGAATGGAAAAAAATTTTGGTTTTGGAGATTTACTTTTGTAA
- the rpsA gene encoding 30S ribosomal protein S1 yields the protein MLHDEEVIEDDLTMADFMSEVDKTMAKIHRGDIRKATVQVVEENGIIASIGYHTDAYLPWREYSNREFDKSEVKIGDEFNVSILRLDDGDGNVLISKKKVENEKSYDDIEKMFKNKEIVTVKLKDVIKGGLTTSIKGVRAFIPGSQITDTYVEDLHSYVGKSIDVQIIEFVPQKRKLIVSGKALAKQRRLEKRQARLDQLQEGEKYIGKITKLMNYGAFVDLDGIEGLIHNSDLSWSRIKHPKDIVQEGQEVEVSIISIDRENGKIALALKDINNDPWENTVANLEEGQLVKGIVTRFALFGAFVRIADGVEGLIHISQISTPRPTKPQDVLTSGQEVEVKIIKIDKAEKRISLSLIAALDEIDPETKKMYMA from the coding sequence ATGTTACACGACGAAGAAGTAATCGAAGATGACCTAACTATGGCCGATTTTATGTCAGAGGTTGACAAAACCATGGCAAAAATTCATAGAGGTGATATACGCAAAGCCACAGTTCAAGTAGTGGAAGAAAATGGAATTATTGCAAGTATTGGTTACCACACAGATGCTTATCTCCCTTGGCGAGAATATAGCAACAGAGAATTTGACAAATCAGAAGTTAAGATTGGCGATGAATTTAACGTTAGTATTTTACGTTTAGATGATGGTGATGGCAATGTTTTGATTTCAAAAAAGAAAGTAGAAAACGAAAAATCTTATGATGACATCGAAAAGATGTTTAAAAATAAAGAAATTGTAACTGTAAAACTAAAAGACGTTATTAAAGGCGGTTTAACAACTAGCATAAAAGGCGTCCGTGCGTTTATTCCTGGTTCTCAAATTACAGATACATACGTAGAGGATTTACACAGCTACGTAGGTAAAAGTATTGATGTTCAAATCATTGAATTTGTACCACAAAAACGCAAATTAATTGTTTCCGGAAAAGCTCTTGCTAAACAAAGACGCCTCGAAAAAAGGCAAGCTCGTTTGGATCAACTGCAAGAAGGCGAAAAATATATTGGCAAAATTACCAAACTTATGAATTATGGTGCTTTTGTAGATTTAGATGGAATAGAAGGACTAATTCACAATTCGGATCTGTCTTGGAGTAGAATTAAACACCCCAAAGATATTGTTCAAGAAGGACAAGAAGTAGAAGTTAGTATTATTTCTATAGATAGAGAAAACGGCAAAATTGCTCTGGCTCTTAAGGATATCAACAATGATCCTTGGGAAAATACGGTTGCAAATTTGGAGGAAGGCCAACTAGTTAAAGGGATTGTTACTCGATTTGCCCTATTTGGTGCATTTGTGCGCATAGCAGACGGTGTGGAAGGCTTAATTCATATCTCTCAAATTAGCACCCCTCGCCCGACAAAACCTCAAGATGTGTTAACTTCTGGTCAAGAAGTAGAAGTAAAAATAATCAAAATAGACAAGGCCGAAAAAAGAATCAGTTTAAGTTTAATTGCAGCCTTAGATGAGATAGATCCAGAAACCAAGAAAATGTATATGGCATAA
- a CDS encoding cell division protein FtsA — MITINPDNQDLIFGLDIGTRTIIGIVGYRRDNKFVVVKSAIKEHEERAMIDGQVHDVSKVAYTVRCVKNEIEKAIGKTLTTVSIAAAGRVLNTQVVEVTKEYDETILFTKAYVDELELFALEIAKKNLEKEINDGSENYDCVGYSIVNYILEGQEIAQLEGQSGRLASVKLLATFLPKVVMESLKEVTRRVGLTVTHSTLEPIAAITAIIPPNLRALNLALVDVGAGTSDIAITKAGSVLSYGMIPFAGDEITEAIAQKYLLDFNVADKVKRDISSSDNIEFNDIIGRVYKVSRKEILTLIAPLVENLATLIADKLIDLNGGAPPRVIFCIGGGAQVVGLIEKIAEKAAINEEYVTLRSGEQVDSIIDEKKEVSGPQVITPYGICLVGATEKSDRWIKCKFNGEDLELIDNRKVVIMDALVAKDFKYESLFPAKGNDLAFTLNEKEILIKGDVGNAGEIWLNGKITSLDAEIKSGDKIQVIAGKKGKDATCTIGDYLEDSIIVYIEENEIPLPIFLKNGDILNPEYIIQSGDDIISIGRSDIKKLVNMFMGSVTDKFYVNGEIAEDGYILEDSDIITTKGFFENKQEPVIKEVLEIDTGGTTLDVKVNGKPVRLRGLNEYMFVNIFDFIDFDLNARRGNVALRLNGGDVSFTQLLKSGDDIEIFWQS, encoded by the coding sequence ATGATTACTATCAATCCAGATAATCAAGACTTAATTTTTGGACTCGATATTGGTACAAGAACTATTATAGGGATTGTAGGTTATAGACGAGATAATAAATTTGTTGTCGTAAAAAGTGCTATCAAAGAACACGAAGAAAGAGCAATGATAGATGGGCAAGTACACGATGTTTCTAAAGTTGCATACACCGTTAGATGCGTTAAAAATGAAATAGAAAAAGCTATTGGAAAAACTTTAACTACTGTATCTATCGCAGCGGCAGGGAGAGTATTAAATACTCAGGTTGTAGAGGTAACAAAAGAATATGATGAGACTATCTTATTTACTAAGGCATACGTAGATGAATTAGAACTTTTTGCACTAGAAATCGCAAAGAAAAATTTAGAAAAAGAAATTAATGATGGAAGTGAAAACTATGATTGTGTAGGATATTCTATAGTTAATTATATTTTAGAAGGACAAGAGATAGCACAATTGGAAGGACAGAGCGGAAGATTAGCAAGTGTGAAGCTGTTAGCTACATTTTTGCCAAAGGTTGTTATGGAGAGTCTAAAAGAGGTAACGAGACGTGTGGGACTAACTGTTACACACTCGACATTGGAGCCTATTGCAGCTATAACGGCAATCATTCCGCCAAATTTACGAGCATTGAATTTAGCATTGGTTGATGTCGGAGCAGGAACTAGTGATATAGCAATTACAAAAGCTGGCTCTGTTTTGAGCTATGGCATGATTCCTTTTGCAGGTGATGAGATCACAGAAGCAATTGCGCAAAAATATCTTCTCGATTTTAATGTGGCAGATAAAGTGAAAAGAGACATTTCATCATCTGATAATATTGAGTTTAATGACATAATTGGCAGAGTATATAAAGTTAGTAGAAAAGAGATTTTAACACTGATTGCTCCGTTAGTAGAAAACTTAGCAACTTTGATTGCTGACAAGTTGATAGATCTTAATGGAGGAGCACCACCGAGAGTAATCTTTTGTATTGGTGGAGGAGCACAAGTTGTAGGATTAATTGAAAAAATAGCTGAAAAAGCGGCAATAAATGAAGAATATGTAACTCTTAGAAGCGGAGAACAAGTGGACAGTATAATTGATGAAAAAAAAGAAGTGAGTGGTCCGCAAGTTATAACCCCATATGGAATTTGTCTTGTAGGAGCAACTGAAAAAAGCGATAGATGGATTAAGTGTAAATTTAATGGAGAAGATTTAGAATTAATAGATAATAGAAAAGTAGTGATAATGGATGCTCTTGTTGCCAAAGACTTTAAATACGAATCTTTATTTCCAGCAAAAGGAAATGATTTAGCGTTTACACTCAATGAAAAAGAAATATTGATAAAAGGCGATGTAGGAAATGCTGGAGAAATCTGGTTAAATGGTAAGATTACGAGCTTAGATGCCGAAATAAAATCTGGAGATAAAATTCAGGTAATAGCAGGCAAAAAGGGAAAAGATGCGACCTGTACTATAGGAGATTATCTGGAAGATTCGATTATTGTATATATAGAAGAAAATGAAATTCCACTACCAATTTTCTTAAAAAATGGTGATATATTAAATCCAGAGTATATCATTCAATCAGGGGACGATATTATAAGTATAGGACGTAGCGATATCAAAAAACTTGTGAATATGTTTATGGGTTCTGTTACTGATAAATTTTATGTTAATGGAGAAATAGCAGAAGATGGATATATTTTAGAAGATAGTGATATAATTACTACAAAGGGTTTTTTTGAAAACAAGCAAGAACCAGTAATAAAAGAGGTTTTAGAAATAGATACAGGCGGAACAACTTTAGATGTTAAGGTAAATGGTAAGCCAGTGCGGTTGCGTGGATTAAACGAATATATGTTTGTTAATATTTTTGACTTTATAGATTTTGATTTGAATGCTAGACGAGGAAATGTAGCATTGAGATTAAATGGTGGAGATGTTTCTTTTACTCAACTACTTAAAAGTGGAGATGATATTGAAATTTTCTGGCAATCGTAG
- the efp gene encoding elongation factor P — MISAGDFKNGVTIEVDGNLCQIIEFQHVKPGKGAAFVRCKVRNVKTGGVIERTFRPSEKVPRAHIDRKDMQYLYQDGELCHFMDNETYEQIAVNTKDAEGSLKFVKENEMVKVLSHEGKVFGIEPPINVDLEITETEPGIKGDTAQGATKPAIVETGARVMVPLFIEQGEKIRIDTRTGEYMGRA; from the coding sequence ATGATATCAGCAGGAGATTTTAAAAACGGTGTAACAATTGAAGTTGATGGAAATTTATGTCAAATCATAGAATTTCAACATGTTAAACCAGGAAAAGGCGCCGCATTTGTGCGCTGTAAAGTGAGAAACGTAAAGACAGGTGGAGTAATTGAACGTACTTTTAGACCTTCAGAGAAAGTGCCAAGAGCACATATAGATAGAAAGGATATGCAGTACTTGTATCAAGACGGTGAGTTGTGCCACTTTATGGACAATGAAACTTATGAGCAAATTGCGGTTAACACCAAAGATGCTGAAGGAAGCCTTAAGTTTGTGAAAGAAAACGAAATGGTAAAAGTTTTATCTCACGAAGGTAAAGTTTTTGGAATTGAACCACCAATAAATGTGGATCTCGAAATTACAGAAACAGAGCCTGGAATCAAAGGTGATACAGCCCAAGGTGCGACAAAGCCGGCCATTGTAGAAACAGGAGCTCGAGTTATGGTTCCTCTATTCATTGAGCAAGGTGAGAAAATTAGAATTGATACTAGAACCGGTGAATATATGGGACGCGCCTAA
- the nrdD gene encoding anaerobic ribonucleoside-triphosphate reductase, whose protein sequence is MDVIKRDGQVVQFDEGKIYNAIVKAMRFGSGMVNLEIAKKIAFEIKEKFLQTPKVIPTIFQIETEVYLKLIDNNHQITAKSYEGYRAIQAFKRETNTTDNSILSIIALTNEEVMNENSNKNAMMASTQRDLIAGEVSKDISRRKKLPTRIVQAHDDGILHFHDLDYFMQSIFNCCLINIKDMLDNGTVINKRMIESPKSFQVACTVMTQIIAQVASSQYGGQSVDVRHLGKYLRRSRNKYYELLKDSIADEEALKKSVDILTAKELSSGVQTIQFQINTLMTTNGQSPFVTLFLDLDIEDEYADEIALIIEEILKQRYEGIKNQKGIFTTPAFPKLIYVLYDYNNLTGGKYDYVTETAIKCSARRLYPDYISSKKMKEIYEGQIFSCMGCRSFLSPWKNEEGNYKFEGRFNQGVVSLNLPQIGIIARNNEEMFWNLLDNRLDLCFQALMCRHNALKGTLSDESPIHWQHGAIARLKDGELIDPLLMDGYSTISLGYIGLYEVTMLMRGVSHTSEEGEKFALKLMNYLQATVDRWKQETGLGFGLYGSPAESLCYRFAKIDMAKFGNIENITDKGYYTNSYHVDVREEIDAFRKLDFESQFQGISTGGCISYIEISNMLNNLEALRQMIRYIYDHIQYAEFNTKSDCCHVCNFEGEICINSDLNWECPNCGNTDHNKMNVIRRTCGYLGDNFWNNGKTKEIKSRVLHL, encoded by the coding sequence GTGGATGTAATTAAAAGAGATGGTCAAGTAGTACAGTTTGATGAAGGTAAAATTTATAATGCTATTGTTAAAGCAATGAGATTTGGGAGTGGCATGGTAAATCTTGAGATTGCAAAAAAAATAGCTTTTGAGATAAAAGAAAAATTTTTGCAAACACCAAAGGTAATCCCGACAATTTTCCAAATTGAGACAGAAGTTTACTTGAAATTGATAGATAATAATCATCAAATTACTGCAAAGTCATATGAGGGATATCGAGCCATACAAGCCTTCAAGCGTGAAACTAATACGACCGACAATAGTATACTAAGCATTATAGCTCTCACCAACGAAGAAGTTATGAATGAAAATTCGAATAAAAATGCTATGATGGCTTCAACTCAAAGAGATTTGATAGCTGGAGAAGTTTCTAAAGATATCTCAAGAAGGAAAAAACTTCCAACTAGAATTGTTCAAGCACATGATGATGGCATATTGCATTTTCATGATTTAGATTATTTTATGCAGTCAATTTTCAATTGTTGTTTAATTAATATTAAAGATATGTTAGATAATGGTACAGTGATAAATAAAAGAATGATAGAGTCTCCAAAAAGTTTTCAGGTTGCATGTACGGTTATGACACAGATAATAGCACAAGTGGCTAGCAGTCAGTATGGTGGGCAATCAGTAGATGTTAGGCATTTAGGAAAATATTTGAGGAGAAGTCGAAATAAATATTATGAGCTTTTAAAAGATAGTATAGCAGATGAAGAAGCACTGAAAAAATCAGTTGATATTCTCACCGCCAAAGAGCTTTCTAGTGGCGTCCAAACAATTCAATTCCAAATCAATACCTTGATGACAACAAACGGTCAAAGTCCTTTTGTAACACTGTTTTTAGATTTAGATATAGAAGATGAATATGCAGATGAAATTGCACTCATAATTGAAGAAATCTTAAAGCAACGTTATGAAGGAATCAAAAATCAAAAAGGAATTTTTACCACTCCCGCATTTCCAAAACTTATTTATGTTTTATATGATTACAATAATTTAACTGGCGGAAAATATGACTATGTTACAGAAACAGCTATAAAATGTAGCGCTAGACGGTTGTATCCAGATTATATATCTTCTAAAAAAATGAAAGAAATCTATGAAGGACAAATTTTTTCATGCATGGGATGCCGAAGCTTCTTATCACCTTGGAAAAACGAAGAAGGCAACTATAAATTTGAAGGGCGATTTAATCAGGGCGTTGTAAGTTTAAATTTGCCACAAATAGGAATAATAGCACGTAATAATGAAGAAATGTTCTGGAATCTATTAGATAATCGATTGGATTTATGTTTTCAAGCATTGATGTGTAGGCATAACGCTTTAAAAGGTACGCTCTCAGACGAGTCACCTATTCATTGGCAACATGGGGCAATAGCAAGGCTCAAAGATGGAGAACTAATAGATCCATTGCTAATGGATGGATATTCTACAATATCTTTAGGATATATAGGATTATACGAAGTGACTATGCTAATGCGTGGAGTTAGTCACACATCTGAAGAAGGAGAAAAATTCGCATTAAAGTTAATGAATTATTTACAAGCGACTGTGGATAGATGGAAACAAGAAACAGGACTGGGATTTGGGTTATATGGATCTCCAGCAGAATCATTATGTTATAGATTTGCAAAAATAGATATGGCTAAATTTGGTAATATTGAAAATATAACAGATAAGGGTTATTATACCAATAGCTATCATGTAGATGTGCGCGAAGAAATAGATGCATTTAGAAAATTGGACTTTGAAAGTCAGTTTCAGGGAATCTCAACAGGTGGATGCATTTCATATATAGAAATATCAAATATGTTAAATAATTTAGAGGCGCTTAGACAAATGATCAGATATATTTATGATCATATTCAGTATGCAGAATTTAATACAAAATCTGATTGCTGCCATGTGTGCAATTTTGAAGGAGAAATTTGTATTAATAGTGACTTAAATTGGGAATGTCCAAACTGTGGAAATACTGACCATAATAAAATGAATGTAATAAGAAGAACTTGTGGTTACTTGGGTGATAACTTTTGGAACAATGGCAAAACCAAAGAAATAAAAAGTAGAGTATTGCATTTATAA